A single Entelurus aequoreus isolate RoL-2023_Sb linkage group LG11, RoL_Eaeq_v1.1, whole genome shotgun sequence DNA region contains:
- the irx1a gene encoding iroquois-class homeodomain protein IRX-1a, with amino-acid sequence MSFPQLGYPQYLSASQAVYGSERPGVLTPSSRGGSTEIGGSPTATAAAVTSVLGMYANPYAHNYSAFLPYTSADLALFSQMGSQYDLKDSPGVHPASFAAHTSPAFYPYGQFQYGDPARPKNATRESTSTLKAWLNEHRKNPYPTKGEKIMLAIITKMTLTQVSTWFANARRRLKKENKVTWGSRSKEDGEDGNLFGSGDEAEKNEDDEEIDLESIDIDKIDDNDGDQSNEDDDDKSTEGGQGGGAGELQDALEKRQAFTLQAQEALDKTKSAISAHAGCKLESPNNTTRVLSPPGGFPLPSSNKPKIWSLAETATTPDSASQKPTSPSGPQIQTHPAFLPSHGLYTCQIGKFHNWTNGAFLGQNSLLNVRSFLQGNHHHHHHHHHQNQNQHLQAAREQQPTPTSVVVSPAAAAVALGHDSKTPMDSPKHIEHENGLRCDSPPTPTLKPSFRPIHDRSSLPSRARSPQDATQLVLTALSSA; translated from the exons ATGTCTTTCCCACAGCTAGGCTACCCGCAGTACTTAAGCGCCTCGCAGGCGGTGTACGGGAGCGAGAGGCCGGGAGTGCTGACGCCTTCTTCCCGTGGAGGGAGCACCGAAATCGGAGGCAGTCCGACAGCCACCGCGGCGGCGGTCACGTCCGTGCTGGGCATGTACGCCAACCCGTACGCGCACAACTACAGTGCATTCTTACCTTACACCAGCGCGGACCTGGCACTTTTCTCACAAATG GGATCCCAATACGACCTGAAGGACAGTCCTGGCGTGCATCCTGCCAGCTTCGCGGCCCACACCTCCCCTGCCTTCTACCCGTACGGCCAGTTCCAGTACGGGGACCCGGCCAGGCCCAAGAACGCCACCCGGGAGAGCACCAGCACCCTCAAGGCCTGGCTCAACGAGCACAGGAAGAACCCTTACCCCACCAAAGGCGAGAAGATCATGCTGGCCATCATCACCAAGATGACCCTGACCCAGGTCTCCACCTGGTTCGCCAACGCCAGGCGGAGGCTGAAGAAGGAGAACAAGGTGACGTGGGGCAGCAGGAGCAAGGAGGACGGCGAGGACGGCAACTTGTTCGGCAGCGGGGACGAGGCCGAGAAGAACGAGGACGACGAGGAGATCGACCTGGAGAGCATAGACATCGACAAAATCGACGATAACGACGGGGATCAGAGCAACGAAGACGACGACGATAAGTCCACGGAGGGGGGCCAGGGGGGCGGCGCGGGGGAGCTGCAGGACGCGTTGGAGAAAAGACAGGCCTTCACCCTGCAGGCCCAGGAGGCCTTGGACAAAACCAAGAGCGCCATTTCCGCCCACGCAGGCTGCAAATTAGAAAGCCCCAACAACACCACCAGAGTTTTGTCCCCACCTGGAGGCTTCCCCTTGCCCTCCAGCAATAAACCCAAAATTTGGTCCTTGGCAGAAACCGCCACCACGCCGGACTCAGCATCCCAGAAACCCACCTCCCCCTCGGGTCCGCAAATCCAGACCCACCCGGCCTTCCTCCCCAGCCACGGACTGTACACCTGCCAGATTGGAAAGTTCCACAACTGGACGAACGGAGCTTTTCTGGGTCAGAACTCCCTGCTGAACGTGAGGTCCTTCCTGCAGGGGAaccatcatcaccaccaccaccaccatcatcagaACCAGAACCAGCACTTGCAGGCGGCCCGAGAGCAGCAGCCCACGCCGACGTCAGTGGTGGTGTCCCCGGCTGCAGCTGCGGTGGCCCTCGGCCACGACAGCAAGACCCCCATGGACAGCCCCAAACACATAG AACACGAAAATGGTCTAAGATGTGATTCTCCTCCAACACCCACCCTCAAGCCTTCTTTTCGACCAATCCATGACAG aTCATCTCTGCCTTCCAGGGCAAGGAGTCCACAAGACGCCACACAACTGGTCCTCACTGCGCTCTCTTCGGCTTAa